A window of Caldicellulosiruptoraceae bacterium PP1 contains these coding sequences:
- a CDS encoding flavodoxin domain-containing protein, with amino-acid sequence MSDNINKVVVIYKSKYGSAQRYAQWIADEVKADLFERSKITLNDILKYDTIVYGGSLYATGILGISLIKKNFDRMKDKKVIVFSVGASPAHPEAINDIKNNNFTEEMKEKVYFFHLRGGFNYKKLNPIDKVLMYLLKKKIEHKKPDELTDDEKGMLICYKHPVDWTNKKSINPIIESIKSRSPGLRRES; translated from the coding sequence ATGTCAGATAACATTAATAAAGTAGTTGTTATTTATAAATCAAAATATGGCAGCGCACAACGCTATGCACAGTGGATTGCAGATGAAGTCAAGGCGGATTTATTTGAAAGGTCTAAAATTACACTAAACGACATACTCAAATATGATACAATTGTTTATGGCGGTTCACTGTATGCTACTGGTATTTTGGGTATCTCACTCATAAAAAAGAACTTCGACAGAATGAAAGATAAAAAAGTGATAGTATTCTCTGTAGGTGCGTCTCCCGCACATCCTGAAGCAATAAATGATATTAAAAATAATAATTTTACTGAAGAAATGAAGGAAAAAGTCTATTTCTTTCACTTGCGGGGTGGCTTCAATTATAAAAAGTTAAATCCAATTGATAAGGTTTTAATGTATCTTCTAAAGAAAAAAATTGAGCATAAAAAACCTGATGAACTTACTGACGATGAAAAAGGAATGCTTATATGCTATAAACATCCTGTTGACTGGACAAATAAAAAATCAATAAATCCGATTATTGAATCAATAAAAAGTAGAAGTCCAGGGCTAAGAAGAGAATCTTAG
- a CDS encoding polymer-forming cytoskeletal protein — MSENERYNVVINGAGQIAGGNYSNVEINGAGNGNGNINCTTLECNGVINHQGDVHAQSIEINGTANFNGFVKTDSIEVNGTCSISNDLNTDNFEINGTLNILGNVDANNVEINGFVSTKGDFSADNFEVKGSFNIDGLLNAENISIKVFRKCSVREIGCTSIYVKGVKIPLLSNLIRSFDSRLDVNSIEGDVIHLENTTCKIVRGRNIEIGPNCEIEIVEYTDSLAIDPSSVVNTQSKVS, encoded by the coding sequence ATGAGTGAAAATGAAAGATATAACGTAGTTATTAATGGTGCTGGCCAAATTGCAGGAGGAAATTATAGCAATGTAGAGATTAACGGCGCTGGAAATGGAAACGGAAATATTAACTGTACTACATTAGAATGTAATGGAGTTATTAATCATCAAGGTGATGTTCATGCTCAAAGTATTGAAATAAATGGAACTGCTAACTTTAACGGCTTTGTAAAAACAGATAGTATTGAGGTAAATGGCACATGCTCTATATCAAATGATCTAAATACTGATAATTTTGAAATCAATGGTACACTTAATATACTTGGTAATGTTGATGCTAATAATGTTGAAATTAATGGCTTTGTTAGCACAAAGGGTGATTTCAGTGCTGATAACTTTGAGGTCAAAGGCAGCTTTAACATAGATGGGCTCCTCAATGCTGAGAATATTTCAATAAAGGTTTTCAGAAAATGTTCTGTTAGAGAAATCGGATGCACAAGTATATATGTAAAGGGTGTAAAAATTCCATTATTATCAAATTTAATCAGGTCTTTTGATTCAAGGCTTGATGTAAACAGCATAGAAGGTGATGTTATTCATCTTGAAAATACCACCTGTAAGATTGTACGTGGCAGGAATATAGAAATTGGGCCAAATTGTGAGATTGAAATAGTTGAATATACAGATTCATTAGCTATAGATCCCTCTTCTGTTGTAAATACTCAATCAAAAGTTTCTTAG
- a CDS encoding plasmid pRiA4b ORF-3 family protein, translated as MKILQLKITLKDVKPPVWRRVLVRDDITFYKLHRIIQYAMGWFESHLYEFRLGEMIIGEKDDDWDFYDRYEVKSAKRVKLSSMNFAPKDKFRYVYDFGDDWRHDIVVEKVLAPEEGIKYPVCIGGKRNCPPEDVGGPWGYEDFLEAIQDPQHPEHESMLEWVGGSFDPEEFSIDEVNNMLKMIK; from the coding sequence ATGAAAATTCTTCAATTGAAGATAACATTAAAAGACGTAAAGCCTCCTGTCTGGAGAAGGGTATTGGTTAGAGACGATATCACGTTTTATAAACTCCACAGGATAATCCAGTATGCGATGGGATGGTTTGAATCCCACCTTTATGAGTTCAGGCTAGGAGAAATGATTATTGGGGAAAAAGATGATGACTGGGACTTTTACGACAGATATGAAGTAAAAAGTGCAAAAAGGGTAAAGTTAAGCAGCATGAACTTTGCGCCAAAGGATAAATTCAGATATGTTTACGATTTTGGTGATGACTGGAGACATGACATTGTTGTTGAGAAGGTGCTTGCCCCAGAAGAAGGTATTAAATATCCAGTATGTATCGGTGGTAAAAGAAACTGTCCTCCTGAAGATGTAGGTGGGCCGTGGGGATATGAGGACTTTCTTGAAGCAATTCAAGACCCGCAGCATCCAGAGCATGAATCCATGCTTGAATGGGTGGGGGGTTCTTTTGACCCTGAAGAATTCAGCATAGATGAAGTCAATAATATGTTGAAGATGATAAAGTAA
- a CDS encoding DUF5658 family protein has protein sequence MSIQKIKYFLLILSLYLLNFIDAIFTYIGIKYSFIYEANPIMRFLIVKNPLYFLIFKVFFVMMCLSLIFIYISKYKYLIIAVNIILLQYSLVVIKHILIFQNL, from the coding sequence TTGAGTATTCAAAAAATTAAATATTTTTTATTAATCCTTTCTCTTTATTTATTAAATTTCATTGATGCTATTTTTACCTATATTGGTATAAAATACTCTTTTATATACGAAGCAAATCCTATAATGAGATTTCTCATAGTCAAAAATCCTTTATATTTTTTAATATTCAAGGTATTTTTTGTAATGATGTGTTTAAGTCTTATTTTTATATATATCTCAAAATATAAATATTTGATAATTGCTGTTAATATTATTTTACTTCAATACAGTTTAGTAGTTATAAAACACATACTTATATTCCAAAATTTATAG
- a CDS encoding LysE family transporter, with the protein MVLWGIFISAFLIGFSGAMMPGPMLGVTIDGSLKKGWTAGPLTVLGHGILELILIIIMTFGLKDFFSNPTVAGFIGLFGGAFLAWMGYGMIKSGINKSVSLESQRAGNSAGVGNLALAGALVSATNPYFILWWASTGMESIRQSYTSGLIGVLFFFVGHILSDFVWYSAISTAFSRGKKLISDTVYRWIILLLGIFIIAFSIYFIGSGWKMLQT; encoded by the coding sequence GTGGTTTTGTGGGGAATCTTCATTAGCGCTTTTTTAATAGGCTTTTCAGGAGCAATGATGCCTGGGCCTATGTTAGGGGTTACGATTGACGGCAGCCTTAAAAAAGGGTGGACAGCAGGCCCTTTGACAGTGTTAGGGCATGGAATATTGGAACTTATATTGATTATCATCATGACATTCGGACTTAAAGATTTCTTTTCCAATCCGACGGTTGCAGGATTTATCGGATTATTTGGCGGCGCTTTTCTCGCATGGATGGGCTATGGAATGATAAAATCCGGCATTAATAAATCAGTTTCTTTGGAGAGCCAAAGAGCAGGGAATAGTGCTGGAGTGGGGAATCTTGCATTGGCGGGAGCGCTTGTAAGTGCTACCAATCCGTATTTTATTCTCTGGTGGGCGTCAACAGGTATGGAATCAATACGCCAGTCTTATACTTCAGGGCTAATTGGTGTTTTGTTCTTTTTTGTAGGACATATTTTATCCGACTTTGTATGGTATTCAGCAATTTCCACGGCATTTTCCAGAGGCAAGAAACTGATAAGTGATACTGTATATCGCTGGATTATTTTGTTGTTAGGCATATTTATTATAGCATTTTCAATCTATTTTATAGGCAGTGGATGGAAAATGCTTCAAACCTGA
- a CDS encoding transglutaminase domain-containing protein, giving the protein MILARVTGVCGGYAEAFNILAQMAGIPSIVISGEAINTRFSGPHAWNMVKVNNEVRYVDVTWDDPLPDGGPGYVRYNYFLLTEEQIAKDHSWDRNKYNPEFLDLMQKYMN; this is encoded by the coding sequence ATGATACTGGCCAGAGTTACAGGTGTATGTGGGGGATATGCAGAAGCTTTCAATATATTAGCTCAGATGGCCGGAATACCTTCAATAGTCATCAGCGGAGAAGCAATAAATACCAGGTTTTCTGGTCCGCATGCATGGAACATGGTCAAGGTGAATAATGAAGTCAGATATGTAGATGTTACCTGGGATGACCCGTTACCAGATGGGGGACCCGGATATGTAAGGTATAACTACTTTTTGTTGACAGAAGAACAAATAGCTAAAGACCACTCATGGGATAGAAACAAATACAACCCTGAATTCTTAGATTTGATGCAAAAGTATATGAACTAA
- the glmM gene encoding phosphoglucosamine mutase encodes MKRLFGTDGVRGIANQELTCELAFNLGRAGAYVLTKVHKKPKIIIGKDTRLSCDMLESSLAAGLSSVGADVYLVGVTTTPAIAYLTREKGFDAGVMISASHNPYEFNGIKFFNSDGFKLSDATEMEIEDIILNNRFDVIPKPENNMIGKIQTIDLKEDYKRFLKSTVDGLNLVGTKIVLDCANGASYKIAPEIFRELGADVVVLSDNPNGININKNCGSTHLEHLQEEVLKHQADFGIAFDGDADRCLAVDENGEVVDGDKIMLLIANNLKKQGKLSSDTLVVTVMSNLGLFVAAKELDINLEVTKVGDRYVLEKMLDGNFVVGGEQSGHIILLSHTTTGDGILTSLHLAKLIKESGQKLSELSKIMKVFPQVLKNAKVSNERKNDYINDIKIKNFISDLENKYSGKGRVLIRPSGTEPLVRVMIEGENLEEITNDASNLALLIEERLS; translated from the coding sequence ATGAAAAGATTGTTTGGCACTGATGGCGTTAGAGGAATTGCAAACCAAGAGCTTACTTGTGAGCTTGCGTTTAACCTTGGGCGTGCAGGTGCATATGTTTTAACAAAGGTACACAAGAAACCAAAGATAATAATAGGGAAGGACACAAGGCTTTCTTGTGATATGCTTGAGTCTTCATTAGCAGCAGGGTTATCTTCTGTTGGTGCAGATGTTTATCTTGTTGGGGTAACAACAACACCGGCTATTGCATATCTAACTCGTGAAAAAGGATTTGATGCTGGGGTTATGATTTCAGCGTCACATAATCCTTATGAATTTAATGGAATTAAGTTTTTTAACTCTGATGGATTTAAACTTTCAGATGCTACAGAAATGGAGATTGAGGATATTATACTAAATAATAGGTTTGATGTTATCCCAAAACCAGAGAATAATATGATTGGTAAAATTCAAACAATCGATTTGAAAGAGGATTATAAGAGATTTTTAAAGTCGACTGTTGATGGACTTAATTTAGTTGGGACAAAGATAGTTCTTGATTGCGCAAATGGTGCTTCGTATAAGATTGCACCTGAAATTTTTAGAGAGCTTGGTGCTGATGTTGTTGTTCTTTCTGATAATCCAAATGGTATAAATATTAACAAAAACTGTGGGTCTACACATTTGGAACATCTTCAGGAAGAAGTCTTAAAACATCAAGCTGATTTTGGTATTGCCTTTGACGGTGATGCTGATAGATGCTTGGCTGTTGATGAAAATGGTGAGGTTGTTGATGGCGACAAAATAATGCTTTTGATTGCAAACAATCTCAAAAAACAAGGGAAATTATCAAGTGATACATTGGTTGTTACAGTTATGAGTAACTTAGGACTTTTTGTTGCAGCAAAAGAACTTGATATAAACCTTGAAGTAACTAAAGTAGGAGATAGATATGTTTTAGAGAAGATGCTTGATGGTAATTTTGTTGTTGGTGGAGAGCAATCAGGGCATATTATCCTATTAAGTCACACAACAACTGGAGATGGTATTTTAACATCACTACATCTTGCTAAATTAATAAAAGAAAGTGGCCAAAAGTTATCCGAACTCTCAAAAATCATGAAAGTATTTCCTCAAGTTCTCAAAAATGCAAAAGTATCAAATGAGAGAAAGAATGACTATATAAATGATATTAAAATAAAGAATTTTATTTCTGACCTTGAAAATAAATACAGCGGGAAAGGTAGAGTTTTAATAAGACCATCTGGTACAGAGCCACTTGTAAGAGTAATGATTGAGGGAGAAAACCTTGAAGAAATAACAAATGATGCTTCAAATCTTGCATTGCTAATAGAAGAAAGACTATCATAA
- a CDS encoding Csac_0668 family 2Fe-2S cluster-binding (seleno)protein: protein MTNEILNKSCCRGKIESSHKIEDDNICPVCKTSGIKVKNITVRHLVVDTLTESVRDMDYYICMNEECDIVYYNPESGIKFDKQQVKVPVWFKKDANPKYACYCSKVTEDRIIDAVIKHGAKTVKDIIEITGAMKNSQCLKNNPLGKCCHEIIQKAIDKGLSMK, encoded by the coding sequence ATGACAAATGAAATATTAAATAAATCCTGTTGTAGAGGTAAAATAGAATCATCTCATAAAATAGAGGATGACAATATATGTCCTGTATGTAAAACATCAGGAATTAAAGTAAAGAATATTACTGTCAGGCATTTGGTAGTTGATACGCTGACAGAATCGGTCAGAGATATGGATTATTATATATGCATGAATGAAGAATGTGATATTGTTTATTATAATCCAGAATCAGGCATTAAGTTTGATAAGCAGCAAGTGAAAGTGCCTGTATGGTTTAAAAAAGACGCTAATCCTAAATATGCCTGCTATTGCAGCAAGGTTACAGAGGATCGGATAATAGATGCCGTAATAAAACACGGTGCAAAAACAGTTAAGGATATAATAGAAATCACAGGGGCGATGAAAAACAGCCAGTGTCTAAAGAATAACCCATTAGGGAAATGCTGTCATGAAATAATTCAGAAGGCTATAGACAAAGGATTATCTATGAAATAA
- a CDS encoding DUF4004 family protein, whose amino-acid sequence MNEELISKKELLEITKISYGQLYRWKRKKLIPEEWFIRKSTFTGQETFFPKDKIIDRINKIKNMKDDLSLDQLADVFSENIVIRELTLDSLITHNIVSSRTFNFLKMFWGEKQLLSFTEIICSYIIDSLLINSEITLEEAKLIIDTLNPSSDENFVGTYKILSIVRKFGISFIVLGCENTLFDKEAKIIASIDIEKCIEELKLKKI is encoded by the coding sequence ATGAACGAAGAACTTATTTCAAAAAAGGAACTATTAGAGATAACAAAGATATCATATGGACAGCTTTATCGTTGGAAAAGGAAAAAGCTTATTCCTGAGGAATGGTTTATTAGAAAATCTACATTTACAGGACAAGAAACATTTTTCCCAAAAGATAAGATAATAGACAGGATAAATAAAATCAAAAATATGAAAGATGACCTGTCCCTTGACCAATTAGCTGATGTATTCTCTGAAAATATAGTTATAAGAGAGCTTACTCTAGACAGTTTAATAACCCATAACATTGTTTCGTCAAGAACATTTAATTTTCTGAAGATGTTCTGGGGTGAAAAGCAATTATTATCGTTCACTGAGATTATATGCTCTTATATTATTGACAGTTTACTTATTAACAGTGAAATCACATTAGAAGAAGCAAAGCTTATAATTGACACATTAAATCCTAGTTCTGATGAAAATTTTGTTGGAACATACAAAATTTTAAGTATTGTGAGAAAATTTGGTATATCATTTATTGTCCTTGGTTGTGAAAATACATTGTTTGATAAAGAGGCTAAGATTATTGCTTCTATTGATATTGAAAAGTGTATTGAAGAATTAAAACTGAAAAAAATATAG
- the glmS gene encoding glutamine--fructose-6-phosphate transaminase (isomerizing): MCGIVGYIGDRDCISILINGLKRLEYRGYDSAGVAVIDKNNENINIIKTKGRLSVLEEKVKKSTISGNIGIGHTRWATHGEPSDENSHPHTSQNGRIAIVHNGIIENYLKLKEYLIKKGFEFTSDTDTEVVAHLIEYYYKGDIIEAFIKTLEKIQGSYALGVLSLDNPDMMLAARKDSPLIVGLGQGENFIASDIPAILEYTRDIYILEENEIAILKKDGVEIINTERETINKEVFHVTWDISSAEKGGYEHFMIKEIMEQPKAVKDTLTGRLPEEGFDINLDGIKITADDLKNINKIFIVACGTAYHAGIVGKYVIEKLTRIPVEVDIASEFRYRDPIIDKNTLTIVISQSGETIDTLVAMREAKIRGSRTLGIVNVVGSSIAREVDDCLYTWAGPEIAVASTKAYTTQLICLYLIALDFAKKLERISDDQFIRLSREIRSIPEKIENILTHKENIQKYASENFNAKDIFYLGRGLDFAVAMEGSLKLKEISYIHSEAYAAGELKHGTIALIEKGTFVLALATQEALFDKMISNIKEVKSRGAVVMSVALEGNTEIEKVSDYVLYIPKTEPEIAPVLTVIPLQLFAYYTAVFRGCDVDKPRNLAKSVTVE, from the coding sequence ATGTGTGGCATTGTAGGCTATATTGGAGATAGAGATTGTATCTCTATTTTGATAAATGGTTTAAAAAGGCTTGAATATAGAGGATACGATTCAGCAGGTGTTGCTGTTATAGATAAAAATAATGAGAATATAAATATAATTAAAACTAAAGGAAGGCTTTCTGTTCTTGAAGAGAAGGTAAAAAAAAGCACTATTTCTGGTAACATTGGTATTGGACATACAAGATGGGCAACACATGGTGAACCATCTGATGAAAACTCACACCCACATACAAGCCAGAATGGCAGAATTGCAATTGTACACAATGGTATCATTGAAAACTATCTTAAACTAAAAGAATATCTTATCAAAAAAGGTTTTGAATTTACTTCTGATACAGATACAGAGGTTGTTGCTCATTTAATTGAATACTATTATAAAGGAGATATTATTGAAGCATTTATTAAAACACTTGAAAAAATTCAAGGTTCATATGCACTTGGAGTTTTAAGCCTTGATAATCCTGATATGATGCTTGCAGCAAGAAAGGATAGCCCACTTATTGTAGGACTTGGTCAAGGTGAGAATTTTATTGCATCAGATATTCCTGCAATCCTTGAATACACGAGAGATATATACATTCTTGAAGAAAATGAAATAGCAATACTTAAAAAAGATGGTGTCGAAATAATAAACACCGAAAGAGAAACAATAAATAAAGAGGTATTCCATGTAACATGGGATATTTCATCAGCTGAAAAAGGCGGCTATGAGCACTTTATGATAAAAGAAATTATGGAGCAGCCAAAAGCTGTTAAAGATACATTAACTGGAAGGTTACCAGAAGAAGGCTTTGATATCAACCTTGATGGAATTAAGATAACAGCAGATGATTTGAAGAATATCAATAAAATATTTATAGTTGCTTGTGGAACTGCTTATCATGCTGGTATTGTTGGTAAATATGTAATTGAAAAACTAACCCGAATTCCTGTTGAGGTTGATATAGCAAGTGAGTTTAGATATAGAGATCCAATAATTGATAAGAATACATTAACAATTGTTATTTCTCAATCCGGTGAAACAATAGATACATTAGTTGCAATGAGAGAGGCTAAAATAAGAGGTTCAAGAACACTTGGGATAGTTAATGTTGTAGGTTCATCTATAGCAAGAGAGGTTGATGACTGCCTTTATACATGGGCAGGTCCTGAAATTGCAGTTGCCTCAACAAAGGCATATACAACCCAGCTAATTTGCTTATATCTGATAGCTCTGGACTTTGCTAAGAAGCTTGAAAGAATATCAGATGACCAATTTATTAGGCTTAGTAGAGAGATTAGAAGCATTCCTGAAAAGATTGAAAATATACTTACTCATAAAGAAAATATACAAAAATATGCTTCAGAAAACTTCAATGCAAAGGATATCTTTTATTTAGGAAGAGGGCTTGATTTTGCAGTTGCTATGGAAGGATCTTTAAAACTCAAAGAGATTTCATATATACATTCTGAAGCCTATGCAGCAGGCGAATTAAAACATGGAACAATTGCTTTAATTGAGAAAGGGACATTTGTTTTAGCATTAGCAACACAAGAAGCACTATTTGATAAGATGATAAGCAATATAAAAGAGGTTAAATCTCGTGGTGCCGTTGTAATGTCAGTAGCACTTGAAGGAAACACAGAGATAGAAAAGGTATCAGATTATGTTTTATATATCCCTAAAACAGAACCAGAGATTGCACCAGTTTTAACTGTTATACCATTGCAGCTTTTTGCTTATTACACAGCAGTATTCAGGGGCTGCGATGTAGACAAACCAAGAAACTTAGCAAAAAGCGTAACTGTAGAGTAA